The nucleotide window TGCGCTCCGGCGACCTGTCGGCCGCCTATGACCGGGTCTATGCCCTGTTCCCCGACCTCAAGGAGCGGCGCAAGGCGCTCGCCGGCAACCTGTCCGGCGGCCAGCGCCAGATGGTCGCCATGGGCCGGGCGCTCATGCTGGAGCCCAAGCTGCTGCTGCTCGACGAGCCGACGGCCGGGCTTTCGCCGAAATACATGGAGCAGATCTTCCAGATCTGCCGCGACGTGCGCGACACCGGCGTCACCATTTTGCTGGTCGAGCAGCACGCCAAGCAGGCGCTGGCCTTCGCCGACCGCGGCTATGTGCTCGCCTCCGGCGCCAACCGTCACGAGGGGACGGGCGCCGAGCTCCTCGCCGACGAGGATGTCGCCGCCATGTTCCTGGGAGGCTGACCGACATGGACGCGATGGAACTGATCAACTTCTACCTGGTGCCGGGCATCGTCGTCGGCTCGATCTATGCGCTCGGCGCGGTCGGCATCACGCTCGTCTTCGCGATCCTGCGCTATGCGCATCTCGCCCATGGCGACCTTGCGACGCTGGGTGCCTTCCTTGCGCTGGGCGTGGTCACGCTGGGCGGCGTCTCGCCTTACGTGGCGCTACCGGTCGCGATGGTGGTGACCGCGGCGGTGGCTGTGGGCATCGACAAGGCGTTCTACGCCTATCTGCGCGAGCGGCCGAAGATCGTCACGGTGATGGCCTCGCTCGGCGTCGCCCTGATGGTGCGCGCGGTGGTGCAGATCGTGTGGGGCGTCGATTCCCAGACCTATACCCGCGGCATCGTGCGCCCCGAGAACTGGTTCGGCATCCGCGTGCGCGACCGCGAGATCGTCACCGTGCTGGCGATGATCGCCCTCGTCGTCGCCTTGCAGCTCTTCCTCAAGCACAGCAAGTGGGGCAAGGCGATGCGCGCCATGTCCGACAACCCGGACCTTGCGCTCCTGTCGGGCGTCGACAACCGCAAGGTCGTGCTGCTCACCTGGGTGATCGTCGGCGGCCTGTGCGCGGCGGCCGGCGTGTTCCTCGGCCTCAACTACGAGCTCAAGGCGATGATGGGCTGGACCATGTTGCTGCCGATGTTCGCCGCGGCGATCCTCGGCGGCGTCGGCCGGATCGAGGGCGCGGTGCTCGGCGGTCTGATCGTCGGCATCGCCGAGGAGATGTCGACCCTGTTCCTGCCGACCGAGTACAAGGCGGCCACCGCCTTCGCCATCCTGCTGTTGATGCTCCTTGTGCGGCCGACCGGCCTGCTCAAGGGCAAGGTCCTGTAAGGAGGCGCGCGCGATGGAATGGCTCGGCTTCGTAAACTACGCCGTCTTCATGGCGATCTTCATCGGCATCTATGCGCTGCTGGCGCTGGGGCTGAACATCCAGTGGGGCTATACCGGCCTCTTCAACGCGGGCATCGCCGGCTTCTTCGCCGTCGGCGCCTACACCTCGGCGATCCTCACCTCGCCCTTCGCGGAAGGGCGCGTCGGCGGCTTCGACCTGCCGGTGCCCGTCGGCTGGCTCGGGGCAATGGTGGCGGCCGGGCTGATCGCCTGGCCGATCGGCAAGATCTGCCTGCGCCTGCGCTCCGATTATCTGGCCATCGCCACCATCGGCGTTGCCGAGATCATCCGCCTCGTCGTCAAGTCGGAAGGCTGGCTGACCAATGCCGCGCGCGGCATCACCGACATCCCGCGCCCCTTCGGCGATCTCGCCTACACCATGTCGCAGCTGGCCTATCTTGCCATCGTCGCCGGCGTGCTGCTGGTCGCCTATCTGCTGGTCGAGCGGCAGTTCGCCTCGCCCTGGGGCCGGATGATGCGCGCCATCCGCGACAACGAGGACGCGGCCCGCGCCATGGGCAAGGACGTGCCCTACCGGCGGCTCGAGGCCTTCATCTTCGGATCGGCGCTGATGGGGCTGGGCGGCGCGCTCTTCGCCCATTTCAACCGCACGATCACGCCGGAGGCGATCGACCCGATGGTCGCGACCTTCCTGGTCTGGATCATGCTGATCCTCGGCGGGTCGGGCAACAATCGCGGCGCCATTCTCGGCGTCGCCGTGGTCTGGATCATCTGGTCCATGTCGGAGATCGTCACCG belongs to Stappia indica and includes:
- a CDS encoding branched-chain amino acid ABC transporter permease, translating into MEWLGFVNYAVFMAIFIGIYALLALGLNIQWGYTGLFNAGIAGFFAVGAYTSAILTSPFAEGRVGGFDLPVPVGWLGAMVAAGLIAWPIGKICLRLRSDYLAIATIGVAEIIRLVVKSEGWLTNAARGITDIPRPFGDLAYTMSQLAYLAIVAGVLLVAYLLVERQFASPWGRMMRAIRDNEDAARAMGKDVPYRRLEAFIFGSALMGLGGALFAHFNRTITPEAIDPMVATFLVWIMLILGGSGNNRGAILGVAVVWIIWSMSEIVTDRLPHEYAVKAKYLRVFLIGLMLQVVLRFRPEGLLPEPQGRGRKPDPAASGARPPAASD
- a CDS encoding branched-chain amino acid ABC transporter permease → MDAMELINFYLVPGIVVGSIYALGAVGITLVFAILRYAHLAHGDLATLGAFLALGVVTLGGVSPYVALPVAMVVTAAVAVGIDKAFYAYLRERPKIVTVMASLGVALMVRAVVQIVWGVDSQTYTRGIVRPENWFGIRVRDREIVTVLAMIALVVALQLFLKHSKWGKAMRAMSDNPDLALLSGVDNRKVVLLTWVIVGGLCAAAGVFLGLNYELKAMMGWTMLLPMFAAAILGGVGRIEGAVLGGLIVGIAEEMSTLFLPTEYKAATAFAILLLMLLVRPTGLLKGKVL
- a CDS encoding ABC transporter ATP-binding protein, with the translated sequence MSDILDMRDVVGGYGEADILQGVTLRAAPSEIVVIVGPNGAGKSTAMKAIFGLLHVRGGTIRVDGADVTGLQPNRIVEAGVCYVPQVNNVFREMTVHENLEMGAFLRSGDLSAAYDRVYALFPDLKERRKALAGNLSGGQRQMVAMGRALMLEPKLLLLDEPTAGLSPKYMEQIFQICRDVRDTGVTILLVEQHAKQALAFADRGYVLASGANRHEGTGAELLADEDVAAMFLGG